Proteins encoded by one window of Paenibacillus urinalis:
- a CDS encoding helix-turn-helix domain-containing protein has translation MYEWKMDSADHELASKTLDYSSVRLRDIARVSTRSRWSLPRTRTASRRLLVITDGKGSLTMNNCSYQVEKPCVYSCVPEASIEMTCNCGRDLDLMIIEYDIYQEQGNKGPLVVVDDYIMEPGSELLSQEASWFTGMCQSIYGHWHSGEGLGRYRSQIIFQEFLYWVAKSRTAEVQDSNSTLQKTKEYIDQHYDENLTLERLGRMAGLSLKYYSELFKKQYGVSVTEYIATTRMEHAKQLMMDSELKLRDIAHLVGYPDEFYFSRKFKKMMGVSPSEYKKQQELTFLGSRFS, from the coding sequence ATGTATGAATGGAAGATGGATAGCGCAGATCATGAATTGGCAAGCAAGACGCTTGATTATTCATCGGTAAGACTGCGTGATATTGCAAGAGTCAGTACCAGATCAAGATGGTCCCTTCCGAGAACCCGTACAGCATCACGCAGACTGCTAGTGATCACGGATGGAAAGGGCTCCCTTACGATGAACAACTGTTCATATCAAGTAGAGAAGCCCTGCGTGTACTCCTGTGTGCCGGAAGCGAGTATTGAAATGACATGCAACTGCGGCCGGGATCTCGATTTAATGATTATAGAGTATGATATCTACCAGGAACAGGGCAATAAGGGTCCGCTTGTCGTTGTCGATGATTACATTATGGAACCAGGCAGTGAGCTGCTCAGTCAGGAGGCAAGCTGGTTCACAGGGATGTGTCAGTCCATATATGGTCATTGGCACAGCGGTGAGGGACTTGGACGCTACCGCAGCCAGATTATTTTTCAGGAATTCCTGTACTGGGTTGCAAAGAGCCGTACGGCTGAGGTGCAGGACTCGAACTCAACGCTTCAGAAGACAAAAGAGTATATTGACCAGCACTATGATGAGAATCTGACACTGGAGCGGCTTGGACGGATGGCGGGACTCAGCTTGAAATATTACAGTGAACTGTTCAAGAAGCAATATGGAGTGAGTGTAACCGAGTATATTGCAACGACGCGGATGGAGCATGCTAAGCAGCTCATGATGGATTCAGAGCTCAAGCTGCGGGATATTGCCCACTTGGTTGGGTACCCGGATGAATTCTATTTCAGCCGTAAGTTTAAAAAAATGATGGGCGTTTCCCCATCTGAATATAAGAAGCAGCAGGAGTTAACCTTCTTAGGCAGCCGATTTTCCTAG